Part of the Gigantopelta aegis isolate Gae_Host chromosome 15, Gae_host_genome, whole genome shotgun sequence genome is shown below.
TCGGCAGGCTCGGGTCTTCACTTTCACACATCCTCGGCGGACAACAGTTCCATGGTGGTCAGTCCGATAGCCGAGGAGACTATTAACAAATCTGAGCAGATTCAGTACGTGTACACCGGAAAGTGTAACCACAACAACCGGTTGCTGAGTCAGAGCATCATAGAGATTTACCAGAAGGTGTACGCTTCTTTCTTCCTAATCGCAATACTTATAGTGTCCGTACTGTACGCCCTCATCTACAGGTCAGTCATCAAGCGGCGGAAGTGGCGATTTCGCCAGAGGTCGATGCGGCCGTCGTGCAATGAGAAGACGGTGGACGTTTCCAAGGCGACGCACCTCGAGAACAATGAGGAGGTGGAGCTGTGCACGAAATCCGCCACGAACGGTCTCGAGAACGACCACGACGAACGCGCGAACCTCAATCACTCGAAGAAGATCTCGAAAAGCGAGCGGAAGGACTTCAACCGGCTCGCCAATATCCGGACGGCCGCCATGTTGTTCGTGGTGAACGTCGTCTTTATTCTGGCGTTTCTCCCGTCGTGGTTGATGGCGCACCGCCTCATTGACTTCAACATGGTCGTcttctacatgtattttgtgtacAACGTGGCCAACCCTGTGATCTATGCGTTCATGAACGTCGCCTTTCGAAAGGAGCTAAAGGCCGTCTTTACTAGAGGAAGCAAGTGTATGCGAtgattagaaagaaagaaaacaaaccaacaaaacaacagtacaCAAAGCATGCATATGCTTAAGACATCAAGGTACCCTCTGACGAATCACGAGCTGGGTGGAACTTCGTTGTGTGGACAGAGGCAGTAGTAAAAATACGCAATCTCTATCTACCAGCTGGATTAAATCAACGGCTGACAATTGGGGTCCGTATGCATGGGTaccggctatttctcgttcatgctagtactccacaactggtatatcaaaagtcgttgTGTGTactttcctctctgtgggatactgcatataagatatcccttgttgctaatcgaaaagagtagcccatagcatggcgacagcggattttctctttatatatctgtgtggtttttaGCCatacgtcatataaccgtaaataaaatgtgttgagtgcgtcgttaaatttaaacaaagtccttctttccttccttccttcaattaTATATACTTGTTTTCGTACTGAGTTGGacccggtaccgggatgcgaacccaatacctttGAGCCTTATATCCGGGAGCTTAACCTCCGAGGCCGGTAAAAGATTTGAGGCTCGTCTCCTTAATGAGTATCGTTcccgccagtgctccacaactggggtaacaaagcccgtggtatgtactatcctgtctgtgggatggtgcatataaaagatcccttgctgctgatcgaaaagagtag
Proteins encoded:
- the LOC121390375 gene encoding N-formyl peptide receptor 3-like — its product is MLNTTADYTNDASSSAVEPDISETTVTAVIGILSVLSVFGTFGNGLVLYVFSHKVDKVTSTIFILALAGTDFITCILIIPFTVVYIGVNNWLMYDFLCKLYQFLITCNVPLSAFIMVAIGIDRYLCICHPFKHAMTPRRANIAIFSLSMFAFLLGSMTSLIYSVYEPRNVVANDTSEGFVYQTVRPFYNNNNNYNNTIISAGSGLHFHTSSADNSSMVVSPIAEETINKSEQIQYVYTGKCNHNNRLLSQSIIEIYQKVYASFFLIAILIVSVLYALIYRSVIKRRKWRFRQRSMRPSCNEKTVDVSKATHLENNEEVELCTKSATNGLENDHDERANLNHSKKISKSERKDFNRLANIRTAAMLFVVNVVFILAFLPSWLMAHRLIDFNMVVFYMYFVYNVANPVIYAFMNVAFRKELKAVFTRGSKCMR